The following proteins come from a genomic window of Mariniflexile sp. TRM1-10:
- a CDS encoding MBL fold metallo-hydrolase RNA specificity domain-containing protein, with the protein MDNYVKVNFLGATGVVTGSKFLIETSEKNILIDCGMFQGLKELRELNWCDLPVDVGSIDLVLLTHGHLDHVGYLPRLVKEGFKGKIIGTAPTLGIAEIILRDSAKIHEEEAENANKENYTKHNPALPFYTVKEAEKTTHMFQVEMEDKWINLSEHIAYRFQYNGHILGATFIEIDINGKRFVFSGDIGRTNDYLLDDPKRPEWADFLFLESTYGNKLHPSEDVETILSEIIVDTVHKKGNLIIPSFAVERLQTLMYILWKLYQKNKIPNIPIFMDSPMGSNVLELFNRFPKWHKLSSSDISAMSRHVNIVQSYKETWETIDDKRSKVIIAGSGMVTGGRVLTYLQQLIDEPSTTVLMVGYQAEGTRGRQLLDGVHEIKLFGKYYPVKATIKHLESLSAHADQEELIHWMSNIINIPEKVYLIHGEPTALDVLRVKIKDVYHWDVTIPKLSDVEKIII; encoded by the coding sequence ATGGATAATTATGTGAAGGTAAATTTTTTGGGAGCTACAGGCGTGGTTACTGGCTCAAAATTTCTAATTGAAACCTCTGAAAAAAATATTTTAATTGATTGCGGGATGTTTCAAGGACTCAAAGAGCTTCGAGAACTCAACTGGTGTGACCTTCCTGTTGATGTTGGCTCTATTGATCTGGTTTTGCTCACACATGGGCATTTAGATCATGTGGGGTATTTACCGCGCTTGGTAAAAGAGGGCTTTAAGGGAAAAATAATAGGAACAGCACCTACCTTGGGCATTGCAGAAATCATTTTAAGGGACAGTGCAAAAATACATGAGGAAGAGGCAGAAAATGCCAATAAAGAAAACTATACCAAACACAACCCTGCATTGCCATTTTACACCGTAAAGGAGGCCGAAAAAACAACCCACATGTTTCAAGTTGAAATGGAAGATAAATGGATTAATCTATCGGAACACATAGCGTATCGTTTTCAATATAATGGTCATATTCTTGGGGCAACATTTATAGAAATAGACATCAATGGAAAACGTTTTGTGTTTTCTGGTGATATTGGAAGGACCAATGATTATTTGTTAGATGATCCTAAACGCCCTGAATGGGCAGACTTCCTTTTTCTGGAGAGTACCTATGGTAATAAGCTTCATCCGTCTGAAGATGTGGAGACCATACTTTCGGAAATAATTGTGGATACTGTTCACAAAAAGGGTAATTTAATCATTCCAAGTTTTGCAGTTGAGCGTCTTCAGACTCTTATGTATATCCTTTGGAAGCTATATCAAAAAAACAAAATACCAAACATTCCCATTTTCATGGATAGCCCTATGGGAAGTAACGTTTTGGAGCTTTTTAATCGCTTCCCAAAATGGCACAAACTTTCAAGTTCCGATATAAGTGCCATGAGCCGTCATGTAAACATTGTGCAATCCTATAAAGAAACTTGGGAAACCATAGATGATAAACGCTCTAAAGTCATTATCGCAGGAAGTGGCATGGTTACAGGTGGGCGTGTATTGACCTATTTACAACAGTTGATTGACGAACCATCTACAACCGTTTTAATGGTCGGATATCAAGCAGAAGGTACTCGTGGAAGGCAATTATTGGATGGTGTTCACGAAATCAAATTATTTGGCAAATACTATCCCGTTAAAGCTACTATAAAACATCTGGAAAGTCTGTCTGCACATGCCGACCAGGAAGAATTGATTCATTGGATGAGCAATATTATTAACATTCCTGAAAAAGTATATCTCATTCATGGAGAGCCAACAGCTTTGGATGTTTTAAGGGTGAAAATTAAAGATGTGTATCATTGGGATGTTACCATACCCAAATTATCTGATGTGGAAAAAATAATCATTTAA